In the Leptotrichia sp. oral taxon 212 genome, one interval contains:
- a CDS encoding site-specific integrase, translating to MIKRQNGHGGIERTKNGNYRIRVYDIVDGKRKRITLKNNIKSKKEAERMLEEYYTNPWDLDIETMTLDELFEQFYKEKTEPVIQVAEDTLNGYKYDFKRCRPLHKEKFKNLKVPQLQNFINNLNASDGTKNKTKFFLVQLYEFAMRMEYVRFNRARSIKIYKRNDERIGNIFTDEEIEKLWKYVEVNNWIDVILIMIYTGYRIGEIVSIKKENVDLENGLIKGGNKTKKGKNRIVPIREEIYELVQKRYMTSKTNYLVDNKEWKILNENRIGMPIRKNYLREQFYKVMDKLNMKHRPHDTRKTLATLMRKNDINDSIILDIMGHTKIDTTRRYYIKNDFKTLKSNMERLSNHSKVTVIKKRTS from the coding sequence ATGATTAAAAGACAAAATGGTCATGGAGGAATAGAACGAACTAAAAATGGAAATTATCGTATCAGAGTTTACGATATAGTTGATGGAAAGAGAAAAAGAATAACTTTAAAAAACAATATAAAATCAAAGAAAGAGGCTGAAAGAATGCTTGAAGAATATTATACTAATCCATGGGATTTGGATATTGAAACTATGACTTTGGATGAACTGTTTGAACAATTTTATAAAGAAAAAACAGAACCAGTGATTCAGGTAGCAGAAGATACTCTAAATGGTTACAAATATGACTTTAAGAGATGCAGACCATTACATAAAGAAAAATTTAAGAATCTTAAAGTACCGCAACTACAAAATTTTATCAACAATCTGAATGCTTCTGATGGAACCAAAAATAAAACAAAATTCTTTCTAGTACAACTGTATGAATTTGCAATGAGAATGGAATATGTCAGATTTAATAGAGCAAGAAGTATAAAAATATATAAAAGAAATGATGAAAGAATAGGAAATATATTTACTGATGAAGAAATAGAGAAATTATGGAAGTATGTAGAAGTCAACAATTGGATAGATGTTATACTTATAATGATTTATACAGGTTATAGAATAGGAGAAATAGTAAGCATAAAAAAAGAAAATGTAGATTTAGAAAACGGTCTAATAAAAGGAGGAAACAAAACAAAGAAAGGAAAGAATAGAATAGTTCCTATTAGAGAAGAAATATATGAACTGGTTCAAAAAAGGTATATGACCAGTAAAACAAACTATCTAGTAGACAATAAAGAATGGAAAATTTTAAATGAAAATCGAATAGGAATGCCTATAAGAAAAAATTACCTCAGAGAACAGTTTTATAAAGTTATGGATAAATTAAATATGAAACATAGACCACATGATACAAGAAAAACATTAGCAACATTAATGAGAAAAAATGATATAAATGATAGTATAATTTTAGATATAATGGGACATACAAAAATAGATACAACACGAAGATATTATATCAAAAACGATTTTAAAACTTTAAAGAGTAACATGGAAAGATTAAGCAACCATAGTAAAGTAACAGTTATAAAAAAAAGAACCAGTTGA
- a CDS encoding D-alanyl-D-alanine carboxypeptidase family protein — MKGKVNIKKTLLVLCFFIISVFTFADGENYYDYQALLVGDSKGNIIKKENITTVRPLASITKVMTSILTLEKIRSGAISMNDRVTISETASVIPYGIKLIAGKEYTVEDLLKATIIRSSNNAAYALAEYVSGGNVPSFVNSMNNKAKQFGLSSLRFCTPHGLPPGDTGTCMDQGNAKDLYALALKAVEYREYLNISRNARDYIDGGEIKLNSTNALLGKVGGVDGLKTGYHKAAGSNIILTAQRGNDRVIVVILGSSKAKNRNAIGAEEINNYFAFGGKSETSKKGKDGNILKDLWDGLTGKAANNRKKDMGNGKTKVIDKNEIVRTVRIGNEKYNLYPTEDIVVSGETGNKRLNYKVKLNSDISSKDRGKIVGQYSADDGVNEFTGSLIMR, encoded by the coding sequence ATGAAAGGTAAGGTAAATATAAAAAAAACACTCCTAGTGTTATGTTTTTTTATAATTTCGGTTTTCACATTTGCAGATGGTGAAAACTATTATGACTATCAGGCACTTTTGGTCGGAGATTCTAAAGGAAATATTATTAAAAAGGAAAATATAACTACAGTCAGACCACTGGCATCAATAACTAAAGTAATGACATCCATTCTGACACTTGAAAAAATAAGAAGTGGTGCCATTTCAATGAATGACAGGGTTACTATTTCAGAAACAGCATCAGTAATTCCATACGGTATAAAACTGATTGCAGGGAAAGAATACACAGTAGAAGATTTATTAAAGGCAACTATCATAAGATCTTCAAATAATGCAGCATATGCACTTGCTGAATATGTTTCAGGAGGGAATGTTCCAAGCTTTGTAAATTCCATGAACAATAAAGCAAAACAATTTGGATTAAGTTCACTCAGATTCTGTACTCCTCACGGTTTGCCACCTGGTGACACAGGTACATGTATGGATCAGGGAAATGCAAAAGATTTATATGCATTGGCATTAAAAGCTGTTGAATACAGAGAATATTTAAATATTTCAAGAAATGCAAGAGATTATATAGATGGCGGAGAAATAAAATTAAATTCCACAAATGCCCTCTTAGGAAAAGTAGGAGGTGTTGACGGCCTGAAGACAGGGTACCATAAAGCTGCCGGTTCCAATATAATTTTGACTGCCCAGAGAGGAAACGACAGAGTTATTGTCGTAATTTTAGGTTCCAGCAAGGCGAAAAACAGAAATGCCATTGGAGCTGAAGAAATAAATAATTATTTCGCTTTCGGAGGAAAATCAGAAACTTCGAAAAAAGGAAAAGATGGAAATATTTTAAAGGATTTATGGGATGGCTTAACTGGAAAAGCAGCAAATAACCGTAAAAAAGATATGGGAAACGGAAAGACAAAAGTAATAGATAAAAATGAAATTGTCAGGACTGTAAGGATAGGAAATGAAAAATATAATCTGTACCCTACAGAAGATATTGTTGTTTCAGGGGAAACAGGAAATAAAAGGCTGAACTATAAAGTAAAGCTGAACAGTGATATTTCAAGTAAGGACAGAGGAAAAATCGTAGGACAGTATTCTG